One genomic region from Evansella sp. LMS18 encodes:
- a CDS encoding EAL domain-containing protein, translating into MECRGCSVHELSYEIKLDGLGNKAVQQEVINHLDRRGMDVQAKGNILTVNEPGVLELLDFCHHHLNVEEASFRLADKNWLPLSEVESVLELQWIDEVISKELITCFYQPIVTRDEEVYGYELLARFKREDGSFIFPGEIFGAAKTRGRLYALDRLCRMTAVRYAERLGNKKAFINFIPTSIYAPEYCLRSTIGLATQLGIDPAQLVFEVVETEKVDDTAHLKRILHYYKERGFKYALDDVGEGYNTFEMLEKLRPDYMKLDMKFVQGVAVDLEKQEAAARLLAKAAETGSVPLAEGVETKEDFEWLKDKGYELFQGYYFGKPAPSPRENKDSTLTNN; encoded by the coding sequence TTGGAATGCAGGGGCTGCTCAGTTCACGAATTAAGCTATGAAATTAAGCTGGACGGATTGGGAAATAAGGCGGTGCAGCAGGAAGTAATCAATCATCTGGACAGGAGAGGCATGGATGTCCAGGCTAAGGGGAATATTTTAACGGTTAATGAGCCAGGGGTTCTTGAGCTGCTGGATTTCTGCCATCATCATTTGAATGTGGAGGAAGCTTCTTTCCGTCTCGCTGACAAGAACTGGCTTCCCCTTTCTGAGGTGGAGTCTGTACTGGAGCTTCAATGGATTGACGAGGTGATAAGTAAGGAGCTCATCACTTGTTTTTACCAGCCGATCGTCACCAGAGATGAAGAGGTGTATGGCTATGAGCTGCTGGCCAGGTTTAAGCGGGAGGACGGGTCCTTTATTTTTCCCGGAGAAATCTTTGGAGCGGCGAAAACACGGGGGCGCTTGTATGCACTGGACCGCTTATGCAGAATGACAGCGGTAAGGTACGCAGAAAGGTTAGGGAATAAGAAAGCCTTTATTAACTTTATTCCTACTTCCATTTATGCTCCGGAATACTGCCTCCGGTCAACTATTGGACTGGCCACCCAGCTGGGTATAGACCCTGCCCAGCTTGTCTTTGAAGTGGTGGAGACGGAAAAGGTGGACGATACAGCCCATTTAAAAAGAATCCTCCATTATTACAAGGAACGGGGGTTCAAATACGCCCTTGATGATGTAGGGGAGGGCTATAACACGTTTGAAATGCTGGAAAAACTGAGGCCGGATTATATGAAGCTGGATATGAAGTTTGTTCAGGGCGTAGCCGTGGATCTGGAAAAGCAGGAGGCTGCAGCACGACTTCTAGCTAAAGCTGCTGAAACCGGGTCTGTCCCTCTCGCAGAAGGTGTGGAAACGAAAGAGGATTTTGAGTGGCTGAAAGATAAAGGATATGAGTTGTTCCAGGGGTATTATTTTGGGAAACCAGCCCCTTCGCCGAGGGAGAATAAGGACAGCACACTTACGAATAATTAA
- a CDS encoding SpoIIE family protein phosphatase, producing MDDQLNFAPCGFITMDEDGNLISVNETLLILLDHKGEKLLGKHINEILSVPARLFFQLYFFPLISKEEKVEEMYISLTSSKGEELPVLINALRRYRNNASVIDCVLIPMHKRDEYENELIKAKKMAEIALVEKDKAVMEMEDLLQKLEEQRQELIALNRENQLYKENIEKELQLAKNIQETSLTEPINNEELEIDAYYKASSELSGDMYGFYQISRTQYGIILLDVMGHGISSSMITMSLQSLFQRLISRGVTGERIMKELDAHLHELFRNNADAWHYCTAIYLFIDTERKTIEYVNAGHPPALLQAPDGIQYELISTTPPLGAFEGITFVKNSVEYSNGGRLLLYTDGVTDPLDVQHLPELLMKHPSASLKELKESILQSLEETESSYTENDDKCFILVDLK from the coding sequence ATGGATGATCAGCTAAATTTTGCTCCATGCGGTTTTATTACGATGGATGAGGATGGAAACCTCATCTCTGTTAATGAGACATTGCTTATTCTCCTCGACCATAAAGGAGAGAAGCTGCTCGGGAAGCACATCAATGAGATACTTTCCGTTCCTGCCCGGCTTTTTTTCCAGCTCTATTTTTTCCCGCTCATAAGTAAGGAAGAGAAAGTGGAAGAAATGTATATCTCATTAACATCAAGCAAAGGGGAAGAACTCCCTGTGCTGATTAATGCGCTGCGAAGGTATAGAAACAACGCATCTGTGATTGATTGTGTCCTTATCCCAATGCACAAACGGGACGAATATGAGAACGAGCTAATCAAGGCGAAAAAAATGGCGGAAATCGCTCTCGTGGAAAAAGATAAAGCTGTTATGGAAATGGAAGACCTCCTGCAGAAGCTCGAAGAACAGAGGCAGGAGCTAATCGCACTTAACAGGGAAAACCAGCTGTATAAAGAAAATATAGAAAAAGAGCTGCAGCTGGCCAAAAATATTCAGGAAACATCTTTAACAGAACCAATCAATAATGAGGAACTGGAAATCGATGCTTACTATAAAGCTTCCAGCGAGCTTTCCGGCGATATGTACGGTTTTTACCAAATCAGCAGGACACAGTATGGCATTATTCTCCTCGATGTAATGGGGCACGGAATTTCCTCCTCCATGATTACTATGTCTCTCCAGTCCCTGTTCCAAAGGCTGATTTCACGGGGGGTTACTGGTGAAAGGATCATGAAGGAACTTGATGCCCACCTCCATGAACTGTTCCGCAATAACGCAGATGCCTGGCATTACTGTACAGCCATATATCTGTTTATCGATACGGAAAGAAAAACGATTGAATATGTTAATGCGGGCCATCCTCCGGCGCTTCTCCAGGCTCCAGATGGTATTCAGTACGAACTCATATCCACCACTCCTCCTCTCGGGGCGTTCGAAGGGATAACCTTTGTGAAAAACTCGGTCGAATACTCAAACGGCGGACGGCTGCTCCTGTATACAGACGGAGTCACCGATCCCCTGGATGTGCAGCACCTTCCTGAACTATTGATGAAACACCCTTCTGCTTCCCTCAAAGAGCTGAAAGAAAGCATTCTCCAGTCACTGGAGGAGACCGAAAGCAGCTACACTGAAAACGATGATAAATGCTTCATTTTAGTGGACCTGAAATAA
- a CDS encoding alpha/beta fold hydrolase: MDILARNNVKVKGRGTVPMLFAPGFGCDQNVWNTVAESFEDNYKVILFDYVGAGNSDLAAYSPDKYSTLEGYAQDVLDVCEALKLEDVILVGHSVGGMIGALASLKRPELFSSLIMLGPSPCYLNDPPEYAGGYEKEELTGLLDLMEKNYIGWANMFAATVMGNPQRPELSADLEERFCSTDPVIARQFAQATFFADNRKDLPNITVPSLILQCTDDVIASMEVGRFVHENTPLSTFRVMEATGHCPHMSHPEETIRLISEYLAGDMASLEKKKTGDRV; this comes from the coding sequence ATGGATATATTAGCCCGTAATAACGTAAAAGTGAAAGGGCGAGGCACTGTGCCGATGCTTTTTGCTCCTGGCTTTGGCTGTGATCAAAATGTATGGAATACAGTAGCAGAGTCTTTCGAAGACAATTATAAAGTTATATTATTTGATTATGTGGGCGCCGGAAATTCCGACCTGGCAGCATACAGCCCAGATAAATACAGCACTCTCGAAGGGTACGCGCAGGACGTCCTTGATGTGTGCGAAGCATTAAAGTTAGAGGATGTTATTTTAGTCGGCCACTCCGTAGGCGGCATGATTGGAGCCCTCGCCTCCCTGAAAAGACCTGAATTATTTTCCAGCCTCATCATGCTGGGGCCATCCCCATGCTACCTGAATGACCCTCCTGAGTATGCCGGTGGTTATGAAAAAGAGGAGCTTACAGGACTGTTGGATTTAATGGAGAAAAATTACATTGGCTGGGCAAATATGTTTGCTGCCACTGTGATGGGCAATCCCCAGCGCCCCGAACTCTCCGCTGACCTTGAGGAACGGTTCTGTTCAACGGATCCAGTAATAGCGCGACAGTTTGCCCAGGCGACCTTTTTCGCTGACAACAGGAAGGATCTTCCGAATATTACCGTACCGTCACTTATACTCCAGTGTACGGATGACGTCATAGCTTCTATGGAGGTTGGCCGTTTTGTTCATGAAAACACACCTCTCAGCACGTTCAGAGTTATGGAAGCAACAGGCCACTGCCCGCACATGAGCCATCCTGAGGAAACAATTCGGTTAATCAGTGAATATTTGGCTGGAGACATGGCAAGCCTTGAAAAAAAGAAAACAGGTGACCGAGTTTGA
- a CDS encoding DUF3889 domain-containing protein — protein MKKNILWVLALLIFVSVMVPGNFAQAQDPEYAKWGKLAIERMMEEYPGEDVKEYDYQGKVIISDVREQFNFLFTLEDGSKVRAYVLVDRKKDELIDIHLEQGQ, from the coding sequence ATGAAGAAAAACATACTGTGGGTTCTTGCTTTACTTATTTTTGTAAGTGTAATGGTTCCGGGAAACTTCGCGCAGGCTCAGGATCCTGAATATGCAAAGTGGGGGAAGCTTGCTATTGAAAGAATGATGGAAGAATATCCAGGTGAGGACGTTAAGGAATATGACTATCAGGGGAAGGTGATCATATCGGATGTCCGGGAGCAGTTTAACTTCCTCTTCACACTGGAAGACGGCAGTAAAGTGAGGGCTTACGTGCTGGTGGACAGGAAAAAAGATGAGCTGATCGATATACATCTGGAACAGGGGCAGTAA